Below is a genomic region from Gemmatimonadales bacterium.
AGGCCCGGCTCCGCTCCGATCCCCAGCAGACGCTGCTCTCCGCCAACCGCGCCGACTACCCGCGCCTCGGCGTGCATCCCGATTCGGTGACGCGGTTCCTGTCCCTCGTGAACGGCCTCGGCGTGCCGACCGCCAGCGTGCCCGGCGGCGACACGCGCTCCAACGACAACCTTTCGGCGCTCGCGCGGCTCGACTACGTGCTGTCGAACTCGCACACCCTGACCTTGCGAGGCGACTGGAGCGGCACCAGCCAGGACCCGACGCGCCTCGGTACTCTCACCCTGCCGCAGACCGGCGGCCTGCTCTCGACCGGCGGCGGCGGCGCGATGCTGACCCTGACGTCACGCTTCGGGGCGACGCTGCTCAACGAGGCTCGCGCCTACCTCCATGCCTCGCGGAACGACGGCGATCCCTTCACCCAGCTGCCGGCTGGGCGGGTGCAAGTGGCCTCCGACCTGCCGGACAGCACGCGAGGCGTCTCGACGCTCGTCTTCGGAGGCAACTCAGGCCTGCCCACGCGCTCCCGCTCGACGAGCTTCGAAGCGTCGAACGAGTTGTCGCTGCTGCCGGGCTCGGGCGGCCACCGATTCAAGATCGGCGGCTCGTTCACCGCCGAGCGCGCCCACAACGTGGTGGGCAACAACCGGCTCGGCACCTTCACGTACAATTCGCTCGCGGACCTCGAGGCGGGCCGGCCGGCGTCGTTCCGCCGCACCATCGGAGCGACCGAGCGAAGGTCGGACAACTATCGCTGGGGACTCTACGCCGGCGACGTCTGGATCGTCAGGCGCCCGTTCCAGCTCACCTACGGCTTGCGCCTCGAGGGATCGGCCTTCGGGAATCCGCCGGAGTACAACCCCGCGGTAGACTCGGCGTTCGGCCGGCGCACGGACCGGCTCCCCACGGAGTGGCGCCTGAGCCCCCGCGCCGGTTTCACGTGGACCCTGGGTGGCACGGCCTTCCAACCGGGCGCCGGTTTCCAGCCGGGCCGCATCCCGACGCCGCCAACTCTGGTGATCCGCGGCGGGATCGGCGAGTTCCGAAGCCAGCCGCCGAGCGGCTTGGTGGCGCTGGCGCGCAGTGCCACGGGGCTCGCGCTCTCGTCCGCCGAGGTGGTGTGCACCGGCCTGGGAGTGCCCGTGCCCACGTGGAACCAGTACTGGGCGGATCCGGGCACGATCCCCGACGAGTGCGCCGCGTCGGGCCCGCCGGCGACGGGAGGGTTCCAGCCGGCGCGTACAGTGACGCTCTTCGCTGACGGCTTCGAGGCGTCGCGCGCCTGGCGCGGGTCGCTCGGCGTGGAGAAGCGGCTCACCCAGCTCTTCCGCCTCACGATCGAGGGGAGCTTCTCGCGCGGGGTGCGCCAGAGCGGCTTCCGCGACCTCAACCTGGTGAGCGCGCCCCGGTTCACTATCGCGTCGGAGGGGGACCGCCCCGTCTACGTGGCGCCCGGCGACATCACGGCGACCACGGGCGCGCCGCGGTTCAATGCGTCGCGCGCCGACTCGGCGTTCGGCCAGGTGCTCGAAGCGCAGTCGAACCTGCGCTCGCGCTCGGAGCAGTTCACCGTCGGCATCGGAGGGTTGGTCTTCCGGCGCGGCATCCAGATGCAGACCTCGTACACCTGGCAGCGCACCCAGGACCAGGCCACCGGGGCGCGGGGCGGCAGCACCGCGGGCGATCCGAGGGTGGTGGAATGGGCGCGCAGCGACTTCGAGCGGCGGCACAGCTTCCTCGCGACGCTGACCTATCCCTTCTCGCAGTCGCTCGAGATCACATCCATCGGGCGGCTCACCTCGGGCTCACCCTATACGCCTACCGTGGGCGGTGACGTGAACGGCGACGGCTCGCGCAACGATCGCGCGTTCGTATTCGTGCCCGGCGGAGCCACGCCGGAGGCCGCGGGGATACAGCGCCTCCTGGCGCAGAGCTCGTCCCAGGTGAGGGAGTGCCTCCAGAGCCAGATCGCCAGCGTCGCCGCGCGCAATTCATGCACCGGGCCATGGCAGTACACGCTCGACTTCCAACTGAACTGGCGGCCGGCCTCCTTCGGGCTGAACCGCCGGCTGACGGTGTCGGTGGTGACGGTGAACTTCCCGCGCGGGCTCGACGAGTTGCTCCACGGCGGAGCGGACGGCGCGAAGGGGTGGGGTCTCGCGACGCGGCCGGACAACACGCTGCTGTACGTGAACAGCTTCGACCAGGCTACGCAGCGGTATGCGTACGATGTGAACGAACGCTTCGGCGCCACGGCCGGCTCGGCCACGGCGTTCCGGCCGCCGTTCCAGATCGGCGTCCAGGTGCGGATGACCATAGGGCCGGACCGCATGCGGCAGGCGCTGGACGCCATGCGCGCGGCGGGTCGTCGCGGCGCGGCCGTCGGTGCGGGCGCTCCTGGCGGCCAGACTGGATTCCGCGGACCCGTCTTCTCATCGGCGGAGGCGCTCGCGCGGATCGAGTCGGCGCTGCCCAATCCGGCCGGCGCCGTCCTCGACCTCAAGGACTCGCTAGGGCTCGACTCGGCTCAGATCGTTCTCCTGATGCCGCTGCGCGATTCGCTCGCCGCGCGGAACACCCGGCGGCTCGACTCTCTCAGGGCGGCGGTCGGCACGGGCAACAATCCGGACTTCGTGCGGCTCATGCCGATCCTGCGCCCGCTCTTCGAGGCCGGTCGCAACGAGGTCGCGCAGGCCACAGTAGCGGTGCGCGCTATCCTGACCGCCGAGCAATGGGCGAAGCTTCCTGAGTCGGTACGGAACTTCCAATTGGGGCCGCGCCCGGGGCAGATCCAGGAGCGACGCCCTGGGGCCGAGGAACGGCGGCGGCCGTAGCCGCGCGCCTGGGCGCGGTCGGCTGCATCAGCTCTCCCTCCCACGTCTCACACCCCCAACCCTTCCGCGAGAACTTCGTCAGCGTGCCGGCCCGCTGGCCATCTGAGCGCCACCTCACCACGCGGCAAAGGCGACCGATGCACTCCCGTTATGGCGCCGGCGCCTCGTTGCCTCACGCGATCGCAGGGAGCTAGATTGGCCCGTTCCCACGACCTTGCGAAGGCGCCCTCCTCATGATCCGAACGCCACGAGTCCTGCTCACGTCCGTGTGCCGTCCCCTGGGTGTCCGCCACGGCGATTCCCCGAGCGTAGGGTACGAGTTGCTCCACGAACAGGTGACCCGCGCCCAGGGGTTGTTCAGCCCCCGTTCCCACCACATCCAGTTCTCGCTGGAGTACATCGCCGAGAACCTCGAGGCCCCCACCGGAGTGCTCCAGTACCCATCTCGGAGGGAGCTCATCCGCGAGCTCAGGCGCGGGTACGAGGTCGTGGGCGTGTCGTTCGTCCTGGCGACCTACCACCGCATGAAGGAGGTCGTGGCTCTGGTCCGGGAATACTCGCCGCGGTCGAAGATCGTGCTGGGCGGGTACGGGACCGTGGCGCCTGACGAGATGCTCCTCCCC
It encodes:
- a CDS encoding cobalamin-dependent protein (Presence of a B(12) (cobalamin)-binding domain implies dependence on cobalamin itself, in one of its several forms, or in some unusual lineages, dependence on a cobalamin-like analog.) translates to MIRTPRVLLTSVCRPLGVRHGDSPSVGYELLHEQVTRAQGLFSPRSHHIQFSLEYIAENLEAPTGVLQYPSRRELIRELRRGYEVVGVSFVLATYHRMKEVVALVREYSPRSKIVLGGYGTVAPDEMLLPYGDHICREEGVGFMRRLLGEPEIRMPYRHPLIINPLRVFGKQVSRTGIVFAGLGCPNGCDFCCTSYFFKRKHIRLLPTGADIYHVVERYLEVDP
- a CDS encoding carboxypeptidase regulatory-like domain-containing protein codes for the protein MLGPRWFRFVIIAVALWLAPAPAAAQAGSGTDIITGVVTGEDGRPITDATVEAYSLETQVTRRAQTDTRGRFTILFPDGGGQYRMTGRVIGMAPRIELLQRHADEDRLVWNVRLTGSAVTLDPITVRAGPQIVRAPDGPTPGSTERAFNGDQLARLPTDATDLALLASLVPGVVPISATDSSATAFSVAGLGPDANALTLDGLLFGTSSIPQEGLRQTRVVTSTYDVSRGQFSGGLIASTTRSGSNVVQGSSQYQLRDDDLAVTDDSSAFAQGFSQHVISGGVGGPIVRDRLFLFGSFQARLRSDPQQTLLSANRADYPRLGVHPDSVTRFLSLVNGLGVPTASVPGGDTRSNDNLSALARLDYVLSNSHTLTLRGDWSGTSQDPTRLGTLTLPQTGGLLSTGGGGAMLTLTSRFGATLLNEARAYLHASRNDGDPFTQLPAGRVQVASDLPDSTRGVSTLVFGGNSGLPTRSRSTSFEASNELSLLPGSGGHRFKIGGSFTAERAHNVVGNNRLGTFTYNSLADLEAGRPASFRRTIGATERRSDNYRWGLYAGDVWIVRRPFQLTYGLRLEGSAFGNPPEYNPAVDSAFGRRTDRLPTEWRLSPRAGFTWTLGGTAFQPGAGFQPGRIPTPPTLVIRGGIGEFRSQPPSGLVALARSATGLALSSAEVVCTGLGVPVPTWNQYWADPGTIPDECAASGPPATGGFQPARTVTLFADGFEASRAWRGSLGVEKRLTQLFRLTIEGSFSRGVRQSGFRDLNLVSAPRFTIASEGDRPVYVAPGDITATTGAPRFNASRADSAFGQVLEAQSNLRSRSEQFTVGIGGLVFRRGIQMQTSYTWQRTQDQATGARGGSTAGDPRVVEWARSDFERRHSFLATLTYPFSQSLEITSIGRLTSGSPYTPTVGGDVNGDGSRNDRAFVFVPGGATPEAAGIQRLLAQSSSQVRECLQSQIASVAARNSCTGPWQYTLDFQLNWRPASFGLNRRLTVSVVTVNFPRGLDELLHGGADGAKGWGLATRPDNTLLYVNSFDQATQRYAYDVNERFGATAGSATAFRPPFQIGVQVRMTIGPDRMRQALDAMRAAGRRGAAVGAGAPGGQTGFRGPVFSSAEALARIESALPNPAGAVLDLKDSLGLDSAQIVLLMPLRDSLAARNTRRLDSLRAAVGTGNNPDFVRLMPILRPLFEAGRNEVAQATVAVRAILTAEQWAKLPESVRNFQLGPRPGQIQERRPGAEERRRP